A portion of the Candidatus Bipolaricaulota bacterium genome contains these proteins:
- a CDS encoding enoyl-CoA hydratase/isomerase family protein: VKVGLIPGGGGTQRLPRVVGIGRAMEMILTGHLYTAGEALQIGLIHRIAPHNALLNHCEELLTKILHHPQYALSAAKRAAYAAQRLPLDQGLDVEAEQFSTCFSHDYFPRLMEEQLRDGRLKTTRRNKNIQEG; the protein is encoded by the coding sequence GGTGAAGGTGGGGCTGATCCCTGGCGGGGGCGGGACGCAGCGCCTGCCCCGAGTGGTCGGAATCGGGAGGGCGATGGAGATGATCCTCACCGGCCACCTCTATACCGCGGGGGAAGCGCTCCAGATAGGGCTGATCCACCGCATCGCCCCGCACAATGCGCTGCTGAACCACTGCGAGGAGTTGCTCACCAAGATCCTCCATCATCCTCAGTACGCCCTATCGGCGGCAAAGCGTGCGGCCTACGCGGCGCAGCGGCTTCCGTTGGACCAAGGCCTTGACGTGGAGGCGGAGCAGTTTTCCACGTGCTTCTCCCACGATTATTTCCCGCGGTTGATGGAAGAGCAGCTGCGTGACGGGCGGTTGAAAACAACCCGGCGAAACAAAAACATCCAGGAGGGATGA